The Aggregicoccus sp. 17bor-14 DNA window GGGCGCGTGGGACGCGGGCTGGGCGCGGCCGCGGGTGCGCGCGGGGGCGCTCGCGTGCCTCGCCACGGGCGCGCTGCTCACGCTGGGCATGTACCTGATGCCGCTGGTGCCGGCCGTGCCCTTCCACGAGCGCGACAACCTGGTGAGCGGCTGGCGGCAGCTCGCGGCCGGGGTGGCGGCGCAGCAGCGGCCCGGGGAGCCTGCCCCGCTCGTCATCGGCTGGGGCTACAAGACCGCGAGCGAGCTCGCGTTCTACCTGCCCGGGCAGCCCCTCACGGACTCGGACGGCGCCCTCGGCGGGGCGGGCCTCGCCTACGACGGCTGGCAGCCGCAGGGCGCCGAGCCGCGCACCGCGCTGGTGGTGGCGGACGAGCGCCAGCCCCTGCACGACGCGCTCGCGCGCCTGCAGCCGCACTGCGCGCGCGTGGAGCCGCTCGCGCCGGTGGATACCTTCCGTGGCGAGCACCCGGTCACGCGCTACCAGCTCTGGCGCTGCGAGGGCTGGAGGCGCGCGCCGGGCGCCGTCCTCCCGGCGGGGCCCGTGGGGCCCATCGTCGCGCACGCGCCGGCGCCCTAGCCCACGGACTCCTGCGCCCAGCGCAGGGCGGGTGCGGCCTGCCCCCGCGCCACCTGCTGGTAGAGCAGGTCGTGGCGGGCCACCAGTTGCTCGAGCGAGAGCGCGCGCTCCACGAAGCGCCGGGCCTCGGCGCCCAAGCGGTGCGCGAGAGGCGGGTCCACGAGCAGGCGGCGCAGGGCGGCCGCGAGCTGCGCGGGCTCGTGGGGCGGCACCAGCAGGCCGCGCTGTCCGTCCAGGACGAGGTCCGGGTTGCCGCCCACGCGGGTGACCACCATGGCGCGCCCTGCCGCCATCCCCTCCATCACCGCGTTGGACATCCCCTCCGCCGAGGAGCAGAGCACGCCGAAGGAGGCGCGCGCATAGAGCGCCGGGACGTCCGCGCGCATGCCGAGGAAGTGGGCCCACCCGCGCAGCCCCAGCTGCGCGCCCAGCTGCTCGAGCGCGGTCCTGCGCCAGCCATCTCCCACGAGGAAGGCGTGCAGCCGCACGCCGTTGCTGCGCAAGAGACAGAGCGCCTGCAGCAGGTCCTCCTGCCGCTTCACCGGGTGGTGCATGTTCGCCACGTGCAGCACCACGGGGTCGCCGCCGGTGAGGGGCAGGGGCGCCTGCAGCCCGGCCGCCACCCGCGCATCGAAGCGGGCGAGGTCCAGCCCATTGGGGATGACGCTCACCCGCTCGGAGGGCAGGTGCTCCTCGGTGAGGAGCTGCGTGCGGATGGCCTCGGCGTTGACCACCACGTGGTCGGCGAGGCGGGTGAGCTGGGCGTGCACCGCGCGGCGCGCGCGCCCGTGCCAGTGCGCGAGGTCCAGCCGCCCCACGATGACCTTCACCCCGGTGAGCCGGCAGGCGGGCACCGCGAGGCTCGTCGCGTAGAAGTCGTGCACGTGCACCAGGTCCACCTGCTGGCGCCGCAGCCAGCTCGCGAGCCGCCCCACCTGCAGCGCGGTGTTGGCCTGGGCGAGGGAGCCGTTGAGCGGGAAGGCCTCGGGCTCGTGCCCGAGCCGGCGCACCGCCTCCAGCAGCGGGCCGCCCGCCTGCAGCACGCAGACCTGGAGCTGGTAGCGCGCGGGCAGCGCACGCATCAACTCCACCGCCTGCACCTCCGTGCCGCCAACGTGGAAGGAGCGCAGGAACTGCACGAGCCTCAGCGGCCGCTGCGGGCGGCCTGCCCCCTCAAGCGCCATGGGGTGCGGCCTCCCGGCCCGTGCGTACAGCGTGTTCGTCCACCATCTCCACCTCCACGCCCGCAGCTCAGCAGGGGCCGTGCCAACGGCACGCGCCGCGGCCCCCGACGGGTTCTCCGAGGGCGGAGCCGCCTCTGCGCGTGCGGGGTCCAAGCCGCGCGAGGTGCCTCTCTGGGCAGGCGCATCGTCAGCGTGGGACGCAGGCGCCGCTGCGGCAGCAAAGCGCTGCCCTGTGCGGGGCGCGGTGGGCCGCAGCGCCGCGAGCCCGGCTGCTAGGAGAGCGCGGCGGGCCGCGGCAGCAGCAGCACGAAGCGCCCGCCGCCTCCAGGCGCGGCCTCGTAGTGCAAGGAGCCGCCGTGTACCTCGGCGAAGGCGCGCGAGATGGCGAGGCCCAGCCCCGTGCCCTCGCCGGTGCGCGAGGGGTCCGCGCGCGCGAAGCGCTCGAAGAGCCGCGGCTGGAAGGACTCCGGCACCCCCGCACCGTCGTCCTGCACCGCGAGCCGGGCGTGCGCGCCCTCCAG harbors:
- a CDS encoding glycosyltransferase codes for the protein MALEGAGRPQRPLRLVQFLRSFHVGGTEVQAVELMRALPARYQLQVCVLQAGGPLLEAVRRLGHEPEAFPLNGSLAQANTALQVGRLASWLRRQQVDLVHVHDFYATSLAVPACRLTGVKVIVGRLDLAHWHGRARRAVHAQLTRLADHVVVNAEAIRTQLLTEEHLPSERVSVIPNGLDLARFDARVAAGLQAPLPLTGGDPVVLHVANMHHPVKRQEDLLQALCLLRSNGVRLHAFLVGDGWRRTALEQLGAQLGLRGWAHFLGMRADVPALYARASFGVLCSSAEGMSNAVMEGMAAGRAMVVTRVGGNPDLVLDGQRGLLVPPHEPAQLAAALRRLLVDPPLAHRLGAEARRFVERALSLEQLVARHDLLYQQVARGQAAPALRWAQESVG